A genomic stretch from Streptosporangium album includes:
- a CDS encoding alpha/beta hydrolase yields MIPPNPNALVVAGPGLVADLRLLTEVADREFAALGVSGKVVSASDLSGFRDTLDFPGALVVLPGPDPEIRGLYAGHPQAVWLDVTKRDTPLAAPVDGTAGTHLHGRGIWGLAWAIRHAVHRLRWPARRVAYGDHPDQWADVRLPREATGSTPVAVLLHGGYWRSIWGADLMDALCVDLAERGFAAWNLEYRSPDLHGWGATTEDVARAIGRAAEGASGQVVAVGHSTGGQLALRAAADDSRISLAVSLAGVLDLVEGDRRHLSSGAVAAALGGPAAQVPEVYGRSSPLERLPLGTPQLIVQGGGDDLDLVDLGRQYARAAQAAGDQVTYLEMSGDHFDVIDPASPIWRATAGVIADFGTPGPSRGLLNAARDTQAARLATPSGDG; encoded by the coding sequence ATGATCCCTCCCAATCCCAATGCGCTCGTGGTCGCCGGCCCCGGCCTGGTCGCCGACCTCCGGTTGCTCACCGAGGTGGCCGACCGCGAGTTCGCGGCTCTCGGCGTCAGCGGGAAGGTGGTGTCGGCCTCCGACCTGTCCGGCTTCCGGGACACCCTGGACTTCCCGGGCGCCCTGGTCGTCCTGCCCGGACCGGACCCCGAGATCCGGGGCCTGTACGCCGGGCATCCCCAGGCGGTCTGGCTCGACGTGACCAAGCGTGACACCCCGCTCGCCGCGCCCGTGGACGGCACGGCGGGCACCCACCTGCACGGGCGGGGAATCTGGGGACTGGCGTGGGCGATCAGGCACGCCGTCCACCGGCTGCGGTGGCCGGCCCGCAGGGTCGCCTACGGTGACCACCCCGACCAGTGGGCGGACGTACGGCTGCCGCGCGAGGCCACCGGTTCGACGCCCGTCGCGGTGCTGCTGCACGGTGGCTACTGGCGCTCGATCTGGGGTGCGGACCTGATGGACGCGCTCTGCGTCGACCTGGCCGAGCGAGGGTTCGCCGCCTGGAACCTCGAATACCGGAGCCCCGACCTGCACGGCTGGGGCGCGACGACCGAGGATGTCGCCCGGGCGATAGGCCGGGCGGCCGAGGGCGCGTCCGGCCAGGTCGTGGCGGTCGGTCACTCGACGGGCGGGCAGCTCGCCCTGCGCGCCGCGGCCGACGACTCCCGGATCAGCCTGGCCGTCTCGCTGGCAGGGGTCCTCGACCTGGTGGAGGGCGACCGCAGGCATCTCAGCTCCGGCGCGGTCGCCGCCGCCCTCGGCGGCCCCGCGGCGCAGGTGCCCGAGGTCTACGGGCGTTCCAGCCCGCTGGAGCGTCTCCCGCTGGGGACGCCCCAGCTCATCGTGCAGGGCGGCGGTGACGACCTGGACCTGGTCGACCTGGGCAGGCAGTACGCGAGAGCCGCCCAGGCCGCAGGCGATCAGGTGACATATCTCGAAATGTCGGGCGATCATTTCGACGTCATCGACCCCGCCTCCCCGATCTGGCGGGCGACGGCCGGGGTGATCGCCGACTTCGGGACCCCGGGCCCGTCCCGCGGGCTCCTCAACGCTGCCCGCGACACGCAGGCCGCCCGCCTCGCCACCCCGTCAGGAGACGGATAG
- a CDS encoding ferredoxin: MKITADTDVCIGAGMCALTVPEVFDQSEEEGTVVVLDGEPPASLEAAVRRAVQLCPSGALSVS, from the coding sequence ATGAAGATCACAGCGGACACCGACGTCTGCATCGGGGCCGGCATGTGCGCGCTCACCGTGCCGGAGGTCTTCGACCAGAGCGAGGAGGAGGGGACCGTGGTGGTGCTCGACGGCGAGCCTCCCGCCTCGCTGGAGGCGGCGGTCCGCCGCGCCGTGCAACTGTGCCCCTCGGGGGCCCTATCCGTCTCCTGA
- a CDS encoding GNAT family N-acetyltransferase, which translates to MRHVEISGKRLRLREVTVADVDALHAVYGDPTATEHLPFDPRTREEVEELVAQALEAAQAEPRRLYVLAVIDLDDGETIGVARLHIEADHPHSAEIGLGLRPDHWGRGMGTDLIRLILMFGFRDLRLHRVWGARSPANTAAQLAMLVAGMVEEGRIRHHIRARGAWRDSIVHSALEDEWEGHRDG; encoded by the coding sequence ATGCGTCACGTTGAGATCTCCGGTAAGAGGCTCCGGCTGAGGGAAGTCACCGTCGCCGACGTGGACGCGCTGCACGCCGTCTACGGTGACCCCACCGCCACCGAGCACCTGCCGTTCGACCCGCGCACCCGCGAAGAGGTCGAGGAGCTGGTCGCCCAGGCGCTGGAGGCCGCACAGGCCGAGCCCCGGCGGCTGTACGTGCTCGCGGTGATCGATCTGGACGACGGGGAGACCATCGGCGTCGCCCGGCTGCACATCGAGGCCGACCACCCGCACAGCGCGGAGATCGGCCTCGGCCTGCGCCCCGACCACTGGGGCCGGGGCATGGGCACCGACCTGATCCGGCTGATACTGATGTTCGGCTTCCGGGACCTGCGCCTGCACCGCGTCTGGGGTGCCCGCTCCCCCGCCAACACCGCCGCCCAGCTCGCGATGCTCGTCGCCGGGATGGTCGAGGAGGGCAGGATCAGGCATCACATCCGAGCGCGCGGCGCCTGGCGCGACTCCATCGTCCACTCGGCCCTGGAGGACGAGTGGGAGGGTCACAGGGACGGCTGA
- a CDS encoding aminotransferase class V-fold PLP-dependent enzyme, whose amino-acid sequence MVISRRQMVAGLGGLAATLAPRASASALPPIAPPVVPAGVAPGLLARDEGFWRTVAQQYRVSPDFVNLENGYYGIMPEPVRQAYHRNVDYLNEQNSYLLRTTYKARADQVRQRIATVLGVLAEEIALTRGGTEALQNLIAGYRRLRPGDAVMYTDLDYHSMQYSMNWLRGRRGVSVERMAVPEPATRQASLDAYAKALRDHPRVRLLLLSHMNNRTGLVLPVREIVEMARERNVDVIVDAAHSWGQLDFTMGDLDADFAGFSLHKWMGAPLGSGFLYIRKGRLADIDLAYADETYPAGDIRSRVQSGTLDVAPVLTVDTALDFHDTLGAEVKQARLRFLRDRWVHQVRDLPNVEILTPEEPAMYGTITAFRIAGRVSEADNVALTTQLFERYRIFTVRRGGPVKGDCVRVTPALFTSQADVDLLAVAVRDLARRFRR is encoded by the coding sequence ATGGTCATATCCAGACGTCAGATGGTCGCCGGGCTCGGCGGACTGGCCGCCACCCTCGCTCCGCGGGCGTCCGCCTCCGCGTTGCCTCCCATCGCCCCGCCGGTCGTTCCCGCCGGGGTCGCACCCGGCCTGCTGGCCAGGGACGAGGGCTTCTGGCGCACCGTCGCCCAGCAGTACCGGGTCAGCCCGGACTTCGTCAACCTGGAGAACGGTTACTACGGGATCATGCCCGAGCCGGTACGCCAGGCCTACCACCGCAACGTGGACTATCTGAACGAGCAGAACTCCTACCTGCTGCGCACCACCTACAAGGCCAGAGCCGATCAGGTGCGGCAGCGTATCGCCACCGTCCTCGGCGTGCTCGCGGAGGAGATCGCCCTCACCCGCGGCGGCACCGAAGCCCTGCAGAACCTGATCGCCGGCTACCGCCGGCTCCGTCCGGGGGACGCGGTGATGTACACCGATCTCGACTACCACAGCATGCAGTACTCCATGAACTGGCTGCGCGGCCGGCGCGGGGTGAGCGTCGAGCGGATGGCCGTCCCCGAGCCGGCGACCCGCCAGGCGTCGCTGGACGCCTACGCCAAGGCTCTGCGCGACCACCCCCGGGTCAGGCTGCTCCTGCTCAGCCACATGAACAACCGCACCGGTCTCGTGCTGCCGGTACGGGAGATCGTCGAGATGGCCCGGGAAAGGAACGTCGACGTCATCGTCGACGCCGCCCACTCGTGGGGACAGCTCGACTTCACCATGGGCGACCTCGACGCCGACTTCGCCGGGTTCTCCCTGCACAAGTGGATGGGGGCGCCGCTGGGGAGCGGGTTCCTCTACATCCGCAAGGGGCGCCTGGCCGACATCGACCTGGCCTACGCCGACGAGACCTATCCCGCCGGCGACATCCGCTCACGCGTCCAGTCCGGCACCCTGGACGTGGCGCCGGTCCTCACGGTGGACACCGCCCTGGACTTCCACGACACCCTGGGGGCGGAGGTCAAGCAGGCGCGTCTGCGTTTCCTGCGCGACCGCTGGGTCCACCAGGTGCGTGACCTTCCCAACGTGGAGATCCTCACCCCCGAGGAGCCGGCCATGTACGGGACGATCACCGCGTTCCGGATAGCCGGCCGCGTCTCGGAGGCCGACAACGTCGCGCTCACCACTCAGCTGTTCGAGCGCTACCGGATCTTCACGGTACGGCGGGGCGGGCCCGTCAAGGGTGACTGCGTCCGGGTGACCCCGGCGCTTTTCACCTCCCAGGCCGACGTCGACCTGCTCGCGGTGGCGGTGCGGGACCTCGCCCGGCGCTTCCGCCGCTGA